Proteins from a genomic interval of Neodiprion lecontei isolate iyNeoLeco1 chromosome 2, iyNeoLeco1.1, whole genome shotgun sequence:
- the LOC107222054 gene encoding uncharacterized protein LOC107222054, with translation MGQLSKDRVTEARPFCNVGVDYCGPFYTKEKRFRNRARVKIYVAVFVCLVVKAVHLEVVSDMTSEGFIAALRRFVARRGKPSIISSDNGSNFVGAKTEIEDIQRLLGSNEHNIKVHNFLLTKEIKWKFIPPSSPHFGGIWEAAVKSFKHHLRRILGNILLCFEDFNTLVIEIESILNSRPLYPLSSDPNDPLALTPGHFLIGEPITSLPEIDFSTTPSNRLSTWKHVQKLKRDFWSRWHKEYVNELNVRHKWNRGDHTVDVGSIVVIKNDNLLPLQWHLGRVIAAHPGADGIIRTVQVKTATGTFYQSIKKSAPLPIENIERTIASTSGEEL, from the coding sequence ATGGGGCAACTATCTAAAGACCGGGTTACAGAAGCACGACCATTCTGCAACGTTGGGGTGGATTATTGCGGTCCATTCTACACGAAGGAAAAACGATTCCGAAATCGAGCCCGAGTCAAAATATACGTCGCGGTTTTCGTGTGTCTCGTAGTCAAGGCTGTTCATCTCGAAGTTGTTAGCGACATGACTTCTGAAGGCTTCATCGCTGCTCTCCGCCGTTTTGTAGCTCGACGTGGAAAACCTTCGATCATCAGCTCGGACAACGGATCGAACTTTGTGGGAGCAAAAACCGAAATCGAAGACATTCAGAGGTTACTTGGTTCAAACGAACATAACATCAAGGTGCATAACTTCTTATTGACAAAGGAGATCAAATGGAAATTTATCCCTCCGTCATCACCACACTTCGGTGGCATCTGGGAAGCAGCGGTCAAATCTTTTAAGCACCATCTGAGACGGATCCTCGGAAATATTCTTCTCTGCTTTGAAGATTTCAACACTCTCGTAATTGAGATCGAGAGTATTTTGAATTCGAGACCGTTATACCCTTTATCCTCGGATCCTAACGACCCTTTAGCTCTTACTCCTGGTCACTTTCTTATTGGCGAACCCATAACTAGCTTGCCTGAGATTGATTTCAGCACAACACCATCCAACCGTCTATCCACCTGGAAACACGTACAGAAACTCAAACGAGATTTCTGGTCAAGATGGCACAAGGAATATGTCAATGAGCTCAATGTTCGACATAAATGGAACAGGGGAGACCACACCGTCGACGTTGGATCTATTGTCGTCATTAAAAACGATAATCTTCTACCATTACAATGGCACTTGGGTCGCGTCATTGCAGCACATCCGGGAGCAGACGGCATCATCCGGACCGTCCAGGTTAAAACGGCGACTGGGACCTTTTATCAAAGCATTAAAAAATCTGCACCACTGcccattgaaaatattgaaaggaCAATCGCATCTACGAGCGGTGAAGAACTCTAA
- the LOC107218571 gene encoding mucin-12-like, with the protein MEVFVDFPFPDEFRCQDCFRGGRGRGTWAVGAFRAHADYKKHLRKYHPERGMKFRCGVCGFIGEGGYPLKAVKLHHERAHPAPATDSRGAPEAPAAQQPRTADEGRERPILSFFSAAAPVGRTRAARTATTTTATAGSSRATTITRPATTSGTSRTTRQNTSHPRRSNETAHTTPVAPATTIGSGARCSTSRLPAMRRTPEAPRLSNDGVRRTSGGQRGSPGARPSTYEGPLTRRRRAASVPVEPTPPPTSTTTRRGTATRPLRTSPGIRGAQHLRPAATPSPNAAGPTITRGGPPRPSTLPGRMRTEATTYTAVTAGATTATMQPSSGVPAARRGLRSTARATSLPPGGPTGGSPPPWEMLAPLAHNTRSRRAWSVSGQPITSAVAATLTTATTTTTMCGGPITTSRPLAGGRVTTTTLGLPAAPPRAARTLPFIAETKQRAVSPARDPWSVVPQRTRRRHPRGSAPASTEESPPSSPAPSTTSSSGSSSVFEPAGDAASSYNETGKHRPRLVRSSKTINDIHVSRVTIVEISTSHFGKSPSSNMALEIAPLESLPHSRNFEVIFEDFYEKTHTSHIHEEPDTKDPRSRDVEYPSKGSSTPLPIKGGHSVY; encoded by the exons ATGGAAGTCTTCGTGGACTTCCCGTTCCCGGACGAGTTCCGCTGCCAAGATTGTTTTCGAGGTGGCAGGGGTAGGGGGACATGGGCGGTGGGGGCGTTTAGGGCGCACGCCGACTATAAGAAACATTTAAGAAAATATCATCCGGAGCGCGGGATGAAGTTCCGCTGCGGTGTGTGTGGCTTCATCGGCGAGGGGGGGTATCCCCTCAAGGCGGTGAAGCTGCACCACGAGCGGGCCCATCCCGCGCCAGCCACAGATAGTCGGGGTGCGCCTGAAGCACCCGCGGCGCAGCAGCCGCGTACTGCAGACGAGGGCCGTGAGCGGCCTATTTTGAGCTTTTTCAGCGCTGCGGCGCCTGTGGGTCGGACACGGGCGGCGAGGAcagcgacgacgacgacggcgacGGCGGGCTCGAGCAGGGCTACTACCATCACACGCCCTGCCACCACCAGCGGGACGTCGAGGACGACGCGGCAGAACACCAGCCACCCACGGAGGAGCAACGAGACCGCCCACACAACACCTGTGGCGCCCGCCACTACGATCGGGTCTGGAGCGCGGTGCAGTACTAGTCGGCTGCCGGCAATGAGGAGGACCCCAGAGGCACCCCGTCTCTCCAACGACGGGGTGCGGAGGACCAGCGGGGGTCAACGCGGCTCTCCGGGGGCCCGACCTTCCACCTACGAGGGCCCCctgacgaggaggaggagagccGCCAGCGTGCCGGTCGAGCCGACTCCACCACCAACGTCCACCACCACCAGGAGAGGCACCGCGACCAGACCACTGCGGACATCCCCGGGAATAAGGGGGGCACAACATCTGCGCCCCGCCGCAACTCCATCTCCAAACGCGGCGGGGCCCACTATCACCAGAGGAGGCCCCCCACGACCATCTACGCTCCCGGGGCGGATGAGGACGGAGGCAACTACATACACCGCCGTCACCGCGGGCGCCACCACCGCGACGATGCAGCCATCGTCCGGCGTGCCGGCTGCACGTAGAGGGCTGCGATCGACCGCCAGGGCCACATCACTTCCCCCTGGCGGTCCCACCGGAGGCAGCCCTCCACCGTGGGAGATGCTGGCCCCGCTGGCCCATAACACCCGGAGCCGGAGAGCGTGGTCGGTAAGCGGACAGCCGATCACGTCGGCGGTGGCTGCTACACTCACTACGgcgacgacgacaacgacgatgTGCGGGGGGCCGATCACTACCTCAAGGCCTCTCGCAGGGGGGAGGGTCACCACGACCACCCTGGGACTACCTGCCGCACCACCACGTGCGGCAAGGACCCTCCCCTTCATCGCGGAGACGAAGCAGAGGGCGGTCTCACCAGCGAGGGATCCGTGGAGCGTCGTCCCCCAGCGGACCCGCCGACGACATCCCCGCGGGTCCGCCCCGGCGTCCACCGAGGAAAGCCCGCCGTCTTCACCAGCCCCGTCCACAACATCTTCTTCGGGGTCGTCGTCCGTGTTCGAGCCCGCAGGCGACGCAGCAAGTAGCTATAATGAGACAGGAAAACATCGTCCTCGACTCGTTCGCTCAAGTAAAACCATCAACGATATTCATGTGTCGCGCGTTACGATAGTTGAAATAAGTACGTCACATTTTGGCAAAAGTCCTTCGTCTAATATGGCGTTAGAAATCGCCCCACTTGAGTCCCTGCCCCACTCTCGTAATTTCGAGGTG ATCTTCGAAGACTTCTACGAGAAGACCCATACTTCCCACATTCACGAGGAGCCAGACACCAAGGACCCACGATCAAGAGACGTGGAGTACCCGTCCAAGGGATCCTCAACGCCACTTCCCATCAAAGGAGGGCATTCAGTGtactaa
- the LOC124292753 gene encoding mucin-5AC-like — MEVFVDFPFPDEFRCQDCYHGSRGRGTWTVGAFRAHSDYKKHLKKYHPERGMKFRCGVCGFIGEGGYPLKAVKLHHERAHPAPSTSSRGAPEAPAAQQPRTADEGRERPIMNFFSAAAPVGRTRAARTATTTTATAGSSRATTTTRPATTSGTSRTTRQTTSHPRRSNETAHTTPVAPATTTGSGARCSTSRLPAIRRTPEAPRLSNDGVRRTSGGQRGSPGARPSTYEGPLTRRRRAASVPVEPAPPPTSTTTRRGTAPRPLRTSPGLRGANHLRPAATPSPNAAGPTIIGRGPPRPSTLPGRMRTAATTYAAVTAGATTASTQPSSGVPAARRGLRSAARATSLPPGGPTGGSPPPWEMPAPPAHNTRSRRAGSVSGQPITSAVAATLTTATTTTTMCGGPITTSRPLAGGRVSTTILGPPAAPPRAARTLPSIAEAEARAVSPAREPWSVVPQRTRRRHPRGSAPASTEGSPPSSPAPSTPSSSGSSSVFEPPGDAANRGRRTRAPRIWSPGANNEIEEVLSGGPEHNGQEEPQVTGGPRPLGAGVRLRGANDGPTNPVSHRLRWGSRRGRPIGPQ, encoded by the exons ATGGAAGTTTTTGTGGACTTCCCGTTCCCGGATGAGTTCCGCTGCCAAGATTGTTATCATGGTAGCAGGGGTAGGGGGACATGGACGGTGGGGGCGTTTAGGGCGCACTCCGACTATAAGAAACACCTTAAAAAATACCATCCAGAGCGCGGGATGAAGTTCCGCTGCGGTGTGTGTGGCTTCATCGGCGAGGGGGGGTATCCCCTCAAGGCGGTGAAGCTGCACCACGAGCGGGCCCATCCCGCGCCATCAACGAGTAGTCGGGGTGCGCCTGAAGCACCCGCGGCGCAGCAGCCGCGTACTGCAGACGAGGGCCGTGAGCGGCCAATTATGAACTTTTTCAGCGCTGCGGCGCCTGTGGGTCGGACACGGGCGGCGAGGAcagcgacgacgacgacggcgacGGCGGGCTCGAGCAGGGCTACCACCACCACACGCCCTGCCACCACCAGCGGGACGTCGAGGACGACGCGGCAGACCACCAGCCACCCACGGAGGAGCAACGAGACCGCCCACACAACACCTGTGGCGCCCGCCACGACGACCGGGTCTGGAGCGCGGTGCAGCACCAGTCGGCTGCCGGCAATTAGGAGGACCCCAGAGGCACCCCGTCTCTCCAACGACGGGGTGCGGAGGACCAGCGGGGGTCAACGTGGCTCTCCGGGGGCCCGACCTTCCACCTACGAGGGCCCCCTGACAAGGAGGAGGAGAGCCGCCAGCGTGCCGGTCGAGCCGGCTCCACCACCAACGTCCACCACCACCAGGAGAGGCACCGCACCCAGGCCACTGCGGACATCCCCGGGACTGAGGGGGGCAAATCATCTGCGCCCCGCCGCAACACCATCTCCAAATGCGGCGGGGCCCACCATCATCGGAAGAGGCCCCCCACGACCATCCACGCTCCCGGGGAGGATGAGGACGGCGGCTACCACATACGCCGCCGTCACCGCGGGCGCCACCACCGCATCGACGCAGCCATCGTCCGGCGTGCCGGCTGCACGCAGAGGGCTGCGATCGGCCGCCAGGGCCACATCACTTCCCCCTGGCGGTCCCACCGGAGGCAGCCCTCCACCGTGGGAGATGCCGGCCCCGCCGGCCCACAACACCCGGAGCCGGAGAGCGGGGTCGGTGAGCGGACAGCCGATCACGTCGGCGGTGGCTGCTACACTTACgacggcgacgacgacgacgacgatgtgCGGGGGGCCGATCACCACCTCAAGGCCCCTCGCAGGGGGGAGGGTCTCCACGACCATCCTGGGACCACCTGCCGCACCGCCACGTGCGGCAAGGACCCTCCCCTCCATCGCGGAAGCGGAGGCGAGGGCGGTCTCACCAGCGAGGGAACCGTGGAGCGTCGTCCCCCAGCGGACCCGCCGACGACATCCCCGCGGGTCCGCCCCGGCGTCCACGGAGGGAAGCCCGCCGTCTTCACCAGCCCCGTCCACACCATCTTCTTCGGGGTCGTCGTCCGTGTTCGAGCCCCCAGGCGACGCAGCGA ATCGAGGACGCCGGACACGTGCTCCACGGATATGGAGCCCCGGAGCCAACAACGAAATAGAGGAGGTGCTATCCGGAGGACCGGAGCACAACGGGCAGGAGGAGCCACAGGTGACGGGAGGCCCGCGACCTCTGGGCGCGGGTGTCCGCCTGCGAGGAGCCAACGACGGCCCAACCAACCCCGTCAGTCACCGGCTCCGGTGGGGCAGCCGCCGAGGCCGGCCGATCGGCCCGCAATGA